In one Alnus glutinosa chromosome 12, dhAlnGlut1.1, whole genome shotgun sequence genomic region, the following are encoded:
- the LOC133852094 gene encoding uncharacterized protein LOC133852094 — protein MNEESNNSTSSSAGDSNPCPICLGPIVQDSYLDKCFHKFCYSCIVQWTKVVAGKHSRPPSSVKCPLCKTENLSIVHGYDGSSFQQHYINQDFGYSFILTRAHKYRLQCYYTEPGIVNDIFNVSRYWKSHKYLQPNHWLQSWLRREIQALMQEEDVGIIVHHILGVIDSSLTRNDQKHHVKVPETKQEEVIKALVSNAARPFLGARTDRFVNELELFLASGLNIEAYDAVYMQRLGWSSSGVSSEASKEALNERTTVIPYLYIFDEDSDGPN, from the exons ATCTGCCTCGGACCCATCGTTCAAGATTCCTATCTTGACAAATGTTTCc ATAAGTTTTGTTACAGTTGCATTGTACAATGGACGAAAGTGGTTGCTGGCAAGCACTCTCGCCCACCTTCTTCTGTAAAATGTCCTCTCTGCAAG ACTGAAAATTTATCTATAGTACATGGATATGATGGAAGTTCTTTTCAACAGCATTACATTAATCAGGATTTTGGATATAG TTTTATCTTGACAAGAGCACACAAGTATAGATTACAGTGCTACTACACTGAACCAG GTATCGTAAATGACATATTCAATGTATCACGGTATTGGAAGTCTCATAAGTATCTTCAGCCCAACCACTGGCTCCAAAGTTGGTTGAGAAGGGAAATTCAAGCTCTGATGCAG GAAGAAGATGTTGGTATTATTGTGCACCACATACTTGGTGTAATTGATTCGTCCTTGACAAG GAATGACCAAAAACATCATGTAAAAGTGCCTGAAACAAAACAAGAAGAGGTCATCAAGGCTTTAGTCTCCAATGCTGCAAGGCCTTTTCTGGGAGCAAGAACAGACAGATTTGTAAATGAGTTGGAACTATTTCTTGCTTCAGGCTTGAACATTGAAGCCTATGATGCAGTTTACATGCAGCGGTTAGGCTGGAGTTCTTCTGGAGTCAGCAGTGAGGCTTCTAAAGAAGCACTTAATGAACGGACGACTGTAATTCCATACTTGTATATCTTTGATGAGGACTCTGATGGACCAAATTAG
- the LOC133883029 gene encoding amidase 1, producing the protein MARDSDYGAFMEKFLLQPSSSAHKLPLNPLTFAVKDIFDVDGHVTGFGNPDWLRTHPAATSTAPSVSAVLSQGATCVGKTVMDEMAYSINGENIHYGTPRNPCVPDRVPGGSSSGSAVAVGAKLVDFALGTDTGGSVRVPASYCGILGFRPSHNAISTAGVIPMAQSFDTVGWFARDPVILNRVGRALLHLPDVGPVSPTRIIIAEDCFQLSTIPTDRITQPLVKSVEKLFGGHLVKHAVLGDYVKDKVPSLKPFMSKGNADQDYNIPSLAALSSAMRLLQRYEFKINHGEWVSTVKPDLGPGIAERVREALMTTDDSMDICHSVKTELRAALIALLGDFGVLAIPTVPGPPPKLQTEATSLETFRARAFSLLSIAGVSGFCQVSIPLGLCDNLPVAISLLAKHGSDGFLLNLVETLYDTLKEEIFIAERRSY; encoded by the exons ATGGCAAGAGACTCAGATTATGGAGCTTTCATGGAGAAGTTCCTGCTCCAACCAAGCTCTTCAGCACATAAGCTTCCCTTGAATCCCCTCACCTTTGCCGTCAAAGACAT ATTTGATGTGGATGGACACGTGACTGGATTTGGAAATCCTGACTGGTTGAGGACTCATCCGGCTGCCACATCAACAGCCCCGTCCGTTTCGGCTGTCTTAAGTCAAGGTGCCACATGTGTTGGTAAAACTGTCATGGATGAAATGGCATACAG TATTAATGGAGAAAACATACATTATGGCACACCTAGAAATCCGTGTGTGCCTGATCGGGTACCTGGAGGATCTTCCAGTGGATCTGCTGTTGCAGTAGGCGCAAAGCTTGTAGATTTTGCCTTAG GAACTGACACTGGAGGAAGTGTAAGAGTACCCGCATCATAttgtggaattcttggattTCGGCCTTCACATAATGCCATTTCTACTGCTGGAGTTATTCCTATGGCCCAAAGTTTTGATACCGTGG GATGGTTTGCTAGGGACCCTGTGATTTTGAACAGAGTTGGACGAGCACTATTGCATTTACCTGATGTTGGTCCTGTCAGTCCCACTCGGATAATTATTGCAGAAGATTGTTTCCAGCTTTCAACCATTCCAACCGATCGAATTACTCAACCTCTTGTTAAATCAGTGGAGAAGTTATTTGGCG GTCATCTTGTAAAGCATGCAGTCCTTGGGGACTATGTCAAGGACAAAGTTCCAAGTTTGAAACCATTTATGAGTAAAGGGAATGCAGATCAAGATTATAATATACCATCTTTAGCAGCTCTTTCAAGTGCCATGCGGTTGCTTCAAAG GTATGAATTCAAGATTAACCATGGTGAATGGGTCAGTACTGTCAAACCTGATCTGGGTCCTGGGATAGCAGAACGGGTGCGGGAAGCCCTTATGACAACAGATGACAGCATGGATATCTGTCACTCTGTGAAGACTGAATTACGCGCTGCTCTTATTGCTCTTCTTGGG GATTTTGGTGTCTTAGCAATTCCTACAGTTCCAGGGCCTCCACCAAAATTACAAACAGAAGCAACTTCATTGGAAACTTTCCGTGCCCGAGCTTTTAGCTTGCTATCGATTGCTGGAGTATCTGGATTCTGCCAG GTAAGCATACCACTGGGTTTGTGTGATAATCTTCCTGTGGCAATTTCCCTGTTGGCAAAACATGGCTCAGATGGGTTCCTGTTAAATCTTGTCGAGACTCTTTATGACACTCTTAAAGAAGAGATTTTCATTGCTGAGAGAAGGAGTTACTGA